The sequence below is a genomic window from Bacteroidales bacterium.
AGCTATAAACCGATTTTTGTAGATTTCCATTGCGCGCGTTACGTGTGGACCGTGACCGAAAATTACATCTGCACCGGCATCTATCATTTTATGTGCAAATTCGTAAATATTACCTCTGTTTTCACCATAGAATTCTTCGGTTTCTTTTGTTAAGTGCTGATAGTCTTTTCCTTCGGCTCCACCATGAAAAGAAACAATTACAATATCATTATTATCGGCCAAAGCTTTAACCATTTCTGCCGCTTTATCCGTTTTTAATAAATCGAGAGTACCTTTATTTGGAGCAAAAGC
It includes:
- a CDS encoding CapA family protein; this translates as AFAPNKGTLDLLKTDKAAEMVKALADNNDIVIVSFHGGAEGKDYQHLTKETEEFYGENRGNIYEFAHKMIDAGADVIFGHGPHVTRAMEIYKNRFIAYSLGNFSTYARFNLSGPNGIAPLVQLVTNEKGEFLRGKIISVYQAGEGGTHIDPHKRVIDVINKLNKSDLPENILKISENGDF